The Nitrososphaerales archaeon genome contains a region encoding:
- a CDS encoding DNA-directed DNA polymerase I — MQMTSKFDLAQRIKELVQDTQELDPSLLVSATYDGESKRVILKFYHPTSQRIYLWYDNTDHKPYCYTKMQPEELSQLKDRKDIHAILTERKTDLLNDREITLTKIIAEDPLAIGGTSTEKSVRNLVEAWEADIKYHENYLYDSGLIVGAYYEVKNGKILPHTYKVVEQVELALKRLVWDKITASVGKDDDSESRKYITEWAKLLNQPIPQIKRAALDIEVVSEEERIPDTKEAENEVIAVSFVSNDDLNEVHLLRRANVKEGENRLDPNVKIEFYDDEKEMLRAVFNRMLDYPFIITFNGDEFDMPYLYSRAQKLGIAKDEIPFVMQRDAVTLKHGVHIDLYRVFSNRSIQGYAFNHKYSEHTLNAVSEGLINESKIDFDGGIGDLPLYELARYCHNDSRITHKLTNFSDDLLMKLLVVVSRVGRMPMDDISRLGVSQWIRSMLYFEHRRQNVLIPRREELEIKGQASTAAIIKDKKYRGGFVVEPKAGVHFGVVVLDFASLYPSIIKVYNLSYETVRCVHEECKTNLIPETEHWVCKKRKGMESLLIGSLRDLRVNYYKHLAKDKSLSKEEKDLYNIISQALKVILNASYGVMGAEIFPLYCLPVADATASIGRYTITKTIEKCKELGIEVVYGDTDSLFLKGPSGEQIESIANWAKQELGVDLDLDKRYRYVAFSERKKNYLGVLEDGSVDVKGLTGKKSHTPPFIRNAFYNVVDILSKVTTEDDFKDAREQIKRIIKDNATKLKARQIPLTELAFNVMVGKSPSEYKKTIPQHIRAAEMLEKSGKREVKAGDIISFIKTTTPLGVKPVELAKSDEIDTQKYLEYMESTFDQILSALGYEFDVILGASKLEDFFFTN; from the coding sequence ATGCAGATGACAAGTAAGTTTGATCTTGCACAAAGGATAAAAGAACTGGTTCAAGACACTCAAGAACTCGATCCATCGCTTCTTGTATCTGCAACATATGACGGAGAGAGTAAACGCGTCATACTGAAGTTTTACCACCCAACAAGTCAGAGGATATATCTTTGGTACGACAATACAGATCATAAACCTTACTGTTACACAAAGATGCAGCCAGAAGAACTTTCTCAGTTGAAGGATAGGAAGGATATACATGCTATACTGACAGAGAGAAAAACTGATCTTTTAAATGATAGGGAAATTACTCTAACAAAAATAATAGCAGAAGACCCGTTAGCTATTGGAGGAACATCAACCGAGAAGAGCGTAAGGAACCTTGTGGAAGCATGGGAGGCCGACATAAAATATCATGAGAATTATCTATATGACAGTGGTCTTATCGTTGGTGCCTATTATGAAGTTAAAAATGGCAAGATCTTGCCACATACGTACAAGGTGGTAGAACAGGTGGAACTTGCCCTAAAGAGACTTGTATGGGACAAGATAACTGCGAGCGTAGGTAAAGATGATGATAGTGAATCGCGTAAGTATATTACGGAATGGGCTAAATTGTTAAACCAGCCCATACCCCAGATCAAGAGAGCCGCTTTAGATATTGAAGTTGTGTCCGAGGAGGAAAGGATCCCAGATACAAAAGAAGCAGAGAATGAGGTCATAGCCGTTTCATTTGTTAGCAACGATGACCTAAATGAGGTCCATCTATTGAGACGTGCGAATGTAAAGGAAGGCGAAAATAGGCTTGATCCTAATGTAAAGATTGAATTCTACGACGATGAAAAGGAGATGCTGCGTGCGGTGTTCAACAGGATGCTGGACTATCCATTCATTATAACATTCAATGGTGATGAATTTGATATGCCATATCTTTACAGCAGAGCGCAAAAGCTCGGAATAGCCAAGGACGAGATCCCATTTGTCATGCAGAGGGATGCTGTTACTTTAAAACATGGCGTGCATATAGATCTTTACAGGGTATTTTCCAATCGCTCCATACAAGGTTACGCATTTAATCACAAATATTCCGAACATACGTTAAATGCTGTAAGCGAGGGTCTGATCAACGAATCTAAAATTGATTTTGATGGCGGTATAGGTGACCTTCCATTATATGAACTTGCACGTTATTGCCACAACGACTCTCGCATAACCCACAAGTTAACAAATTTCAGTGACGACCTTCTTATGAAACTGCTTGTAGTTGTATCAAGAGTCGGTAGGATGCCCATGGATGATATCTCAAGGCTTGGAGTCTCGCAATGGATAAGGAGCATGTTATACTTTGAACATAGAAGACAGAACGTGCTAATACCGCGTAGGGAAGAACTGGAGATTAAAGGTCAGGCATCCACTGCTGCAATAATCAAGGATAAAAAGTACAGGGGTGGTTTTGTAGTTGAACCAAAAGCGGGCGTACACTTCGGTGTTGTAGTACTTGACTTTGCGAGTCTGTATCCCAGTATAATCAAGGTGTATAATTTGTCGTATGAGACTGTGCGATGTGTTCATGAAGAATGCAAAACAAACCTAATACCAGAGACGGAACACTGGGTCTGTAAGAAGAGAAAGGGTATGGAATCACTGCTTATAGGCTCCTTAAGAGACCTCAGGGTTAATTATTACAAACATTTGGCAAAGGACAAGTCCTTATCCAAGGAAGAGAAGGATCTCTACAATATTATCAGTCAAGCCCTTAAAGTTATTCTAAACGCTAGCTACGGTGTGATGGGAGCAGAAATATTTCCACTATACTGTTTGCCTGTAGCTGATGCTACCGCGTCTATTGGACGTTATACTATCACAAAGACCATAGAGAAATGCAAGGAACTTGGCATCGAGGTTGTTTATGGAGATACAGATTCATTATTCCTGAAAGGACCGTCTGGAGAACAGATTGAATCGATAGCCAACTGGGCAAAACAGGAACTGGGGGTGGACCTAGACCTGGATAAGCGGTACAGATATGTTGCTTTTAGTGAGAGGAAGAAAAACTACCTTGGAGTCCTAGAGGATGGAAGCGTAGATGTAAAAGGACTTACAGGCAAGAAAAGCCATACACCGCCATTCATAAGGAATGCATTCTATAATGTTGTTGATATTCTTAGCAAGGTTACAACTGAAGATGATTTTAAGGATGCAAGGGAGCAGATTAAGAGGATAATAAAGGATAACGCAACTAAACTAAAGGCACGACAGATCCCACTGACTGAACTTGCCTTCAATGTAATGGTGGGCAAATCTCCAAGCGAATACAAGAAAACGATACCCCAGCATATAAGAGCTGCTGAAATGCTTGAAAAATCTGGTAAAAGGGAAGTAAAAGCTGGCGACATAATATCATTCATAAAAACTACAACGCCGCTAGGTGTAAAACCAGTTGAACTCGCAAAATCAGATGAAATTGATACACAAAAATATTTGGAATATATGGAAAGCACTTTTGACCAGATATTATCAGCGTTAGGATACGAATTTGATGTGATACTTGGAGCATCGAAACTAGAAGATTTTTTCTTTACAAACTAG
- a CDS encoding sulfite exporter TauE/SafE family protein, with product MFEFFNLFGGNLSSITPGLLLAFGFVTGLQHAVEADHVAAVATLVSKNRKLSKASLLGALWGFGHTITLFIAGLVVLMLAISIPANLSLFLEFGVGIMLVVLGLSVIINLKMGRFIDWFGVFGHMHPHAHGNKIHVHRHSHDSEHDHSHKSIIVGMIHGLAGSGALMLVVLSTVDSIVNGLAYITLFGIGSIVGMLAVSTIIGLPFVLTAKKFSKLNKTIRVAAAIASMGLGLSIMYEIGFVEQLFIT from the coding sequence TTGTTCGAATTTTTTAATTTATTTGGAGGCAATTTATCGAGTATAACTCCAGGCTTACTTCTTGCCTTTGGATTTGTAACTGGACTGCAACATGCAGTAGAGGCTGATCATGTAGCGGCTGTTGCTACGCTAGTTAGCAAGAATAGGAAATTGAGCAAGGCATCATTACTTGGTGCGTTATGGGGATTTGGCCATACAATAACTTTGTTCATTGCAGGTCTTGTTGTGTTGATGCTAGCGATAAGCATACCAGCCAACTTGTCTTTATTTCTAGAATTTGGTGTTGGAATAATGCTTGTGGTATTGGGTCTTTCTGTAATCATTAATCTAAAAATGGGAAGATTCATCGATTGGTTTGGAGTTTTTGGTCATATGCATCCTCATGCACATGGAAACAAGATACACGTACATCGTCACAGCCATGACAGCGAACATGATCACAGTCACAAGTCGATAATAGTGGGCATGATCCATGGCCTCGCAGGAAGTGGGGCTTTAATGCTCGTCGTACTTTCCACAGTAGATTCCATTGTTAACGGATTGGCGTATATAACACTTTTTGGCATAGGCTCCATAGTAGGAATGCTTGCAGTAAGTACTATTATCGGTTTACCATTTGTTTTAACTGCGAAAAAGTTTTCCAAGTTAAACAAAACTATTCGCGTTGCTGCAGCTATCGCTAGCATGGGCTTGGGCTTATCCATAATGTATGAGATCGGCTTTGTTGAACAACTCTTTATAACATGA
- the speY gene encoding deoxyhypusine synthase, with protein sequence MEAKDFRHSFSGKKIPHAKINPNMSISDLIELYASAGYNARKLGEAAELFYKMIDDDATICLTISGAMTPIGYGGIVKELIERGFVDWIITTGANVYHESHFAWDLPVAQGHHQVDDDILHKKDIVRIYDVFIKGEGTLHEQDRVLQEAFEDSFDGKGFTTAEFTRVIGKHSKKAKYPERSFLTAAYDYDIPVYISTLKDSSPALDLIPLRLEGKAFLLDIVREITEQAAIVYNSEKAGALEVGGGVPKNTVQQTGPALDQILNINHGGLNYIIQLTDARPDTGGLSGATLQEGKSWGKVKTSHENLVTVYGDASISFPLICAYVISKHEPRRPKRLYTKLRDFYEELKKAYESEKAPQKRLKAKS encoded by the coding sequence ATAGAAGCTAAGGATTTTAGACACTCGTTTAGTGGAAAAAAGATTCCACATGCCAAGATCAATCCTAACATGAGCATCTCCGATCTAATTGAGTTGTACGCTTCTGCAGGATACAACGCTAGAAAGCTCGGAGAGGCTGCTGAACTTTTTTATAAGATGATTGACGATGATGCCACTATATGTCTCACAATTTCTGGCGCCATGACGCCCATAGGCTATGGTGGTATAGTCAAGGAATTGATTGAGAGAGGATTTGTTGACTGGATAATTACAACTGGAGCAAATGTGTATCACGAAAGCCATTTTGCATGGGATCTTCCGGTTGCACAAGGTCATCATCAGGTTGATGATGATATTTTGCACAAGAAAGACATTGTCAGAATATATGATGTGTTTATCAAAGGGGAGGGCACGCTTCATGAGCAGGATAGAGTTCTGCAGGAAGCATTTGAAGACTCTTTTGATGGCAAAGGTTTCACCACTGCTGAATTTACACGCGTAATAGGAAAGCATTCTAAAAAAGCCAAATATCCAGAGAGGTCTTTCCTAACTGCAGCATATGATTACGACATTCCTGTGTATATCTCAACGCTGAAAGATTCCTCGCCAGCGCTCGATCTAATACCACTAAGGTTGGAGGGTAAAGCGTTCCTGCTGGACATCGTTAGAGAGATTACGGAGCAGGCTGCTATAGTGTATAATTCGGAAAAGGCAGGTGCGTTGGAGGTTGGTGGGGGTGTGCCTAAAAATACCGTGCAGCAGACAGGTCCTGCACTTGATCAGATCTTGAATATAAATCACGGTGGTCTTAACTACATCATTCAACTTACTGATGCAAGACCGGATACTGGTGGACTATCAGGAGCTACCTTACAGGAGGGGAAGAGCTGGGGTAAGGTAAAAACTTCACACGAAAATCTTGTAACAGTATATGGTGACGCTTCCATTTCATTCCCATTGATATGCGCATATGTTATTTCAAAACATGAACCGAGAAGGCCTAAACGATTGTATACCAAACTTAGAGATTTTTACGAAGAACTTAAGAAGGCATATGAGTCAGAAAAGGCACCACAAAAAAGACTAAAAGCTAAATCATAG
- a CDS encoding agmatinase family protein — protein MNRTILNNELIQISREVMISNMGAEFYGDNYKINNEAIFVGIPTFLKLPWARTHKELRDIRPDVAVIGEPFDFGTTIRPGTRYGPRAIRAASTVPSPPYEHFNIETGVDPFGVFKVVDYGDVAISPGDVIESHARMTKKVYEALDLGAIPIILGGDHSCTFANVRALARKHKKIGMIHIDCHADCAPDGLTGFKYDHGAHIRRIMDLGCLNGKNYTLIGPRGFWPGPDLYKWMYDKEFQWFTMLDVEELGVEAITKEAIDRANEGTDAVFISWDIDSFDPAYAPGTGEPEPNGLTSREGMKMMRLLSTAFNPDTFAFDLVEVSPTYDVSDVSSYNGGITSMLANRLIIELLAGLSLTKKGEREGKPVRPKEYRGLGHTYNFAMPNGTGRLGDLHKHSDRFGRTHIHSHKHGHHAHNHTKRELENWKNDRRHRTSKRLK, from the coding sequence TTGAATCGCACTATTTTGAACAATGAACTAATTCAAATATCAAGAGAGGTAATGATCTCAAACATGGGAGCTGAATTCTACGGGGACAACTATAAGATAAACAACGAAGCCATATTCGTGGGGATACCAACCTTTCTAAAACTTCCTTGGGCAAGAACCCATAAGGAACTCCGTGACATTAGACCGGATGTTGCTGTTATAGGCGAACCATTCGACTTTGGAACAACGATAAGACCAGGTACAAGGTATGGGCCAAGAGCTATTCGAGCCGCATCTACCGTTCCATCACCTCCATACGAGCACTTCAATATCGAAACAGGGGTTGACCCATTTGGAGTATTCAAAGTCGTAGACTATGGTGATGTCGCCATTTCACCTGGCGATGTTATAGAATCCCATGCCCGAATGACAAAGAAAGTGTACGAGGCTTTGGATCTGGGAGCAATACCAATTATACTAGGAGGAGATCATTCGTGTACCTTCGCTAATGTGCGAGCATTAGCAAGGAAGCATAAGAAAATAGGCATGATACACATAGACTGCCATGCCGACTGTGCGCCTGACGGTCTTACTGGTTTCAAGTATGACCATGGTGCTCATATAAGACGCATAATGGACCTTGGATGTCTAAATGGCAAAAATTACACGCTAATAGGTCCCCGTGGTTTCTGGCCTGGTCCGGATCTGTACAAGTGGATGTATGACAAAGAGTTTCAGTGGTTCACGATGCTTGACGTGGAAGAGCTTGGGGTTGAGGCCATAACCAAGGAAGCTATAGACCGAGCCAATGAAGGAACGGATGCTGTTTTCATAAGCTGGGATATCGATTCGTTTGATCCTGCATATGCCCCAGGTACGGGAGAGCCAGAACCAAATGGTCTGACATCACGGGAAGGTATGAAGATGATGAGGTTATTATCAACAGCATTCAATCCAGATACCTTTGCCTTCGATCTCGTTGAAGTTTCACCCACATACGATGTGAGTGATGTTAGTTCATACAACGGTGGAATTACTTCCATGCTTGCAAATAGACTGATAATAGAATTGCTTGCAGGCTTGTCACTTACGAAAAAAGGAGAAAGAGAAGGTAAACCAGTTAGACCAAAAGAGTATAGAGGTTTAGGACATACATACAACTTTGCAATGCCCAACGGCACGGGCAGATTAGGAGATCTGCATAAGCATAGTGATAGGTTTGGACGTACGCATATTCATAGCCACAAGCATGGTCATCACGCTCACAATCATACCAAGCGCGAATTAGAAAACTGGAAAAATGATAGAAGGCACAGAACTTCTAAGAGGCTGAAGTAA
- a CDS encoding universal stress protein has protein sequence MVSYNLKIKKILLAMDGSEASFNASKYAIHLAKIEGAELILLHVLENIKQGGVIGLRARYGDIKIVKGYLQYSEKLAKQWMNKVEEVASSNGVHLKKEVILDQSSKAEEILQYAEKNKVDIIVIGTKGLTTFKKLIIGSVANAIVGNAKCPVLVVK, from the coding sequence ATGGTATCATACAATTTAAAGATCAAAAAAATACTCTTAGCAATGGACGGCTCAGAAGCATCATTCAATGCTTCAAAGTATGCTATACATTTGGCCAAGATTGAAGGTGCTGAATTGATACTGTTACATGTACTTGAAAACATTAAACAGGGCGGAGTAATAGGACTGAGAGCTAGATATGGGGATATTAAGATTGTGAAGGGTTACCTGCAATATTCCGAAAAACTTGCTAAGCAGTGGATGAATAAGGTGGAAGAGGTCGCTAGCAGTAATGGCGTACATCTGAAAAAAGAAGTTATCCTAGATCAGTCTTCAAAGGCAGAAGAGATACTGCAATACGCGGAGAAAAACAAGGTCGATATTATAGTAATAGGAACAAAAGGTTTAACAACGTTTAAGAAACTTATAATCGGTAGTGTTGCTAACGCCATTGTAGGAAATGCGAAATGTCCGGTATTGGTAGTGAAGTAA
- a CDS encoding ParB/RepB/Spo0J family partition protein, whose translation MVYPGIFEELEISKINFARKDLRINVGSIDELASSIAEKGLLQPIVVRVLGNKYEVVAGNRRLSACKLLKWRKILCHVVELDDKEAYEVSLIENVQHKTLNPIEEALAFRKYVEEFGWGGVSYLAKRIGKSQEYVTRRIQLLQLPSKVQEKIMRRRISPSIAQELLGVDSRTAVKLAEMVETKHIKRDAIRRIVKSAKDVDEKPEENLHRTYDEVASRSDEALKKCITILKSTLVRIDDIIDKVDEDWLTKEMLMQYRMIIHGDIDAFLRLRKRLEDKMYPTYAYTMGGKTDSDDLRDDTPLFMYRGVWQ comes from the coding sequence ATGGTGTACCCTGGCATTTTTGAGGAATTAGAAATTTCCAAGATTAACTTTGCGAGGAAGGACTTGAGGATTAATGTTGGTTCTATAGATGAACTAGCTTCCTCCATCGCGGAAAAAGGTCTGCTCCAACCTATTGTGGTAAGAGTGTTGGGAAACAAGTATGAAGTTGTTGCGGGAAACAGAAGGTTATCTGCCTGCAAATTACTGAAGTGGAGAAAGATATTGTGTCATGTTGTAGAGCTTGATGATAAAGAAGCATATGAAGTCTCTCTAATTGAGAATGTGCAACACAAAACGCTTAATCCTATAGAAGAGGCTTTGGCTTTTAGAAAATATGTGGAGGAGTTCGGTTGGGGGGGCGTATCATACCTAGCAAAGAGGATAGGGAAGAGTCAAGAATATGTGACCAGAAGAATTCAGTTGTTGCAACTTCCGAGCAAGGTGCAGGAAAAGATTATGCGCCGGCGCATAAGTCCGAGTATTGCGCAAGAATTACTTGGTGTTGATAGCAGGACAGCGGTAAAACTTGCTGAAATGGTTGAAACTAAACATATCAAACGTGATGCAATAAGACGTATTGTAAAATCAGCCAAGGATGTAGATGAGAAGCCTGAAGAGAACTTACATAGAACCTACGATGAGGTTGCTAGTCGTAGCGACGAGGCGCTAAAGAAGTGTATAACTATACTGAAATCGACACTCGTTAGAATTGACGATATAATAGATAAAGTTGATGAGGACTGGCTTACGAAGGAAATGCTAATGCAATATAGAATGATAATACATGGTGATATTGATGCTTTTCTAAGACTTAGAAAGAGACTGGAGGATAAGATGTACCCAACCTATGCTTATACCATGGGTGGAAAGACCGATTCTGACGACTTGCGCGATGATACTCCATTATTCATGTATAGAGGCGTGTGGCAGTAA
- a CDS encoding urease subunit gamma encodes MSLREPFFTFTTKDDELMIQYAASHALWKRTLGAKLNYKEAGLVICSHIIERAREGRSVKEIIDSARKLLKPADVMFGVPEIMNKIVVNVRFRNGKIRRIIVDNPIRGEG; translated from the coding sequence ATGTCATTAAGGGAACCATTTTTCACTTTCACTACCAAAGACGATGAACTTATGATTCAGTATGCTGCTAGCCATGCATTGTGGAAAAGAACTCTCGGAGCCAAGCTTAATTACAAGGAAGCGGGTTTGGTTATTTGTTCTCATATCATTGAACGAGCTAGAGAGGGAAGGAGCGTGAAAGAAATAATCGATTCGGCAAGAAAACTACTCAAGCCAGCGGATGTTATGTTTGGTGTGCCTGAGATAATGAACAAAATTGTTGTTAATGTCAGGTTCAGAAATGGGAAAATTAGACGAATTATAGTTGACAATCCCATAAGGGGTGAAGGATAA
- a CDS encoding sodium:solute symporter family protein yields MVEEFTPFALAIFGFLAVTVTVGVLAVKLVKKSTKRYIVAGKSLPLFFVGTMLAAQSIDGNSSLGNVALVYQFGFWAGASIPIGLGVCLLLTGFIFARRLNRMNMLTLPDYYFRRYGNLTEVMSGILMALSFIVLVAGNLAASGFIISTVLGSDFFWGILIATLIVLVYTYAGGLFSCAYTDIFQIYIAIFAFWAAFLFFLSPVAPIPWDTVMANIPPAMIDLSGIYDPANGALLFWAAILALGLGDIVALDFMERVFAADSGKTAARGALMGGGLTLFTVVPTSFLGLIALTYLPQVDDPFTVYPLMAMNHAPFWIGVLMLVGVLGAGMSTANGGILAIGSVISRNLIQGNIIRKIMRKEGMSDKRLLLATRLAIIPMMGAAFTLGYLLPQPGIYLILAFDIVFAGCLVPLFGGLFWKKANAAGAIASIIVGSSLRLFFFFTIPAELAGLDTMIPPLASLAVFIGVCLGTQQRWSPRHEINYLIPADEDAVTRTEVEKWVGYRDIRNEGEGGGS; encoded by the coding sequence ATGGTAGAAGAATTTACGCCATTTGCTTTGGCCATTTTCGGCTTCCTAGCAGTAACGGTTACAGTTGGTGTACTTGCAGTTAAATTGGTAAAAAAGAGTACAAAGAGATACATAGTTGCAGGAAAAAGTTTACCCCTTTTCTTCGTGGGAACAATGCTTGCCGCTCAATCAATTGACGGTAATTCATCTCTAGGAAATGTCGCACTTGTGTACCAGTTCGGGTTCTGGGCCGGTGCATCAATTCCTATAGGCTTGGGCGTCTGTCTACTTCTAACAGGATTCATCTTTGCTCGAAGGCTCAATCGAATGAATATGCTTACCCTCCCCGACTATTATTTTAGGAGATACGGCAATCTAACAGAAGTTATGTCAGGAATATTGATGGCATTAAGTTTTATAGTACTTGTGGCTGGTAACCTCGCTGCAAGTGGATTCATAATATCTACAGTTTTGGGAAGTGACTTTTTTTGGGGCATACTTATTGCAACTTTGATCGTCTTGGTCTATACATACGCAGGCGGCCTGTTCTCTTGCGCCTATACTGACATCTTCCAGATCTACATAGCGATCTTTGCATTCTGGGCTGCATTTTTGTTCTTCTTAAGTCCGGTGGCTCCTATCCCATGGGATACTGTAATGGCCAACATTCCGCCAGCTATGATAGATCTCTCTGGAATTTATGATCCCGCAAACGGTGCTTTGTTATTCTGGGCAGCCATACTAGCTTTAGGTTTGGGAGATATTGTAGCATTAGACTTTATGGAAAGGGTATTTGCGGCAGACTCCGGAAAGACAGCTGCACGTGGGGCTCTCATGGGCGGTGGCTTAACATTGTTCACAGTAGTTCCAACAAGTTTTCTAGGACTCATAGCGTTGACATATCTACCCCAAGTCGACGATCCTTTCACCGTCTATCCTCTCATGGCAATGAATCATGCCCCATTTTGGATAGGTGTATTGATGCTGGTAGGAGTACTGGGGGCTGGAATGTCTACTGCGAATGGTGGAATCTTAGCTATAGGAAGCGTGATCTCTAGGAATTTGATCCAAGGAAACATCATTCGAAAGATTATGAGGAAGGAAGGAATGTCAGATAAACGCCTTCTTTTGGCTACTAGGTTGGCTATAATCCCGATGATGGGAGCCGCGTTTACTCTGGGCTATCTATTGCCTCAGCCTGGAATTTACCTGATACTGGCATTTGACATAGTATTCGCCGGTTGCCTAGTTCCCTTGTTCGGAGGGTTGTTCTGGAAGAAGGCCAACGCAGCAGGTGCTATTGCATCAATTATCGTGGGTTCGTCGCTACGCCTGTTCTTTTTCTTCACGATCCCAGCCGAACTGGCTGGTCTCGATACCATGATACCACCGCTTGCATCATTAGCTGTATTCATTGGTGTATGTCTTGGGACGCAACAAAGATGGTCACCTAGGCACGAAATTAATTATCTTATTCCTGCTGATGAAGATGCTGTGACTCGCACAGAAGTGGAAAAGTGGGTAGGTTACAGAGATATCAGAAATGAAGGGGAAGGAGGAGGCAGCTAG
- a CDS encoding tetratricopeptide repeat protein, whose amino-acid sequence MLFGLLGKGKNNSPESMYVCKDKRSVSNDLVMLGEDCIASKDFQHAITFFEKALEINPDNDFAWGGKALALDYMKRYEEALECYNKALGANPNNAITWHNRGLSLASLKRLKEAVESFEKAIELNPKYAKAWYNKGRLLSKLGDTDGSQTCLNTARKLEPLLFMKLKGR is encoded by the coding sequence ATGCTATTTGGGCTGCTGGGTAAAGGAAAAAATAATTCTCCAGAATCAATGTATGTATGCAAAGATAAGAGATCCGTCTCTAATGATTTGGTCATGCTGGGCGAAGATTGTATAGCATCAAAAGATTTTCAACACGCTATTACTTTTTTTGAGAAAGCGTTAGAGATTAATCCAGATAATGATTTTGCATGGGGAGGAAAAGCTCTGGCCTTGGATTATATGAAGAGATATGAAGAGGCTTTGGAGTGCTATAACAAAGCTCTAGGCGCTAATCCCAATAATGCTATCACATGGCATAACAGGGGTTTATCATTGGCCTCTTTGAAAAGATTGAAGGAAGCCGTAGAATCCTTTGAAAAAGCAATAGAACTGAATCCTAAATATGCAAAGGCGTGGTACAACAAGGGTCGTTTACTATCCAAACTTGGTGATACTGACGGTTCTCAAACCTGCTTGAATACGGCCAGAAAATTAGAACCGTTGCTGTTCATGAAACTGAAGGGGCGCTAG